The DNA window CCAGCCTATGAAGTAGCCGGGTGCATCCCTGTGGCCGTTTTCAAGGTACTCGTCAATGAGGACCATTACATCCCCCGGAAGGGCGTAGACGCCGGTGCTTATCAGCGTCGACTTCGGGAGAACCGGCTTTTCCTCGAAGTCGATTACTTTGTCCCCCTCAAGCAGGACCACGCCGTACCTCTTCGCCAGCTCAGGGTCACCAACGTCGTAGACCGCTATCAGGGGCTTTCCATCGTACTTCCTCAGGAAATCCGTGAGGTGGAACGAGAAAAGGTTGTCGCCGGCGATAATCAGATAATCATCAAGACCTACCTCTTCAATTATCTTCTTTAGTGCGCCTATAGTTCCGAGCTTTTCCTCTTCGTGGAGCGTATCTTCTACTATGAGTTTGACGCCCCACTTTTCGGCGAACGGCTTGAACCTGCTTTCAAAGAACCTGTTGGTAGATATATATATCTCAAGGCCAGTTTCCATGACCTTCTCCATTATGTGGTCTAATATCGTCTTGT is part of the Thermococcus stetteri genome and encodes:
- a CDS encoding sugar phosphate nucleotidyltransferase, producing MKVVIMAGGYATRLWPITKDVPKALLPVGDKTILDHIMEKVMETGLEIYISTNRFFESRFKPFAEKWGVKLIVEDTLHEEEKLGTIGALKKIIEEVGLDDYLIIAGDNLFSFHLTDFLRKYDGKPLIAVYDVGDPELAKRYGVVLLEGDKVIDFEEKPVLPKSTLISTGVYALPGDVMVLIDEYLENGHRDAPGYFIGWLLKRGVEIRAYRFSEYWYDIGSADSYLEALKTLLKESHIEEIQISPYSKIIPPVVIKRGAKILGRSIVGPYAYIGENCIIENSDVSDSIIFRDTVIRGSTIWRSIIDEKCEIRNLELKKSLVGGHAKIQRGD